Below is a window of Micromonospora chersina DNA.
CCCACCCACCCTGACCCGGGTGCTGGTCACCGTGGCCCTGGCCACGGGCGCCGGCGCGGTGACCGCCGGCCTGCTCCGCCTCCACGCCGCCGCCCGGACGACCCGCCCCACCCCCGTCCCCCGCTGACGCTCCCGCCGATCTTGCGGTTCCGGCCCCTGAGTTGCGGCTTTCATCCCGGTCCGGGAGGGCCGAACGTGCAAGATCGCGGGGGTCAGGAGGGGCGGGGGGCGAAGCCGTAGGGGAGTTCCAGGCGGTGCTGGGCCAGCAGGGGCTCGTTGGACAGGAGGTCCAGGGTGGGGGCGTCGGCTGCGATGCGGCCAGCGTCCAGGATCACCGCGCGGTCGCAGAGCTCCGCCGCGTACGGCAGGTCGTGCGTCACCATGAGCAGGGTCACCGGGAGGCCGCGCAGGATCTCCGCCAGCTCCCGGCGGGCGGCCGGATCGAGATTGGACGACGGCTCGTCCAGCACCAGGATCTCCGGGCGCATGGCGAGCACGGTGGCCACCGCCACCCGGCGGCGCTGCCCGAACGAGAGGTGGTGCGGCGCCCGGTCCCGGTGCTCGCTCATCCCCACGGCGGCGAGCGCCTCGTCCACCCGGGCGGCCAGCTCCGCCCCGCGCAACCCCAGGTTGGCCGGGCCGAACGCCACGTCCTCGGCG
It encodes the following:
- a CDS encoding energy-coupling factor ABC transporter ATP-binding protein, with the translated sequence MIGYVQQPPSLDVRGVRYAYPDGHVALHGVDLTVPRGDRVALLGPNGAGKTTLVLHLNGILTPTEGTVSVGGLAVSRDRDTLAEIRRRVGIVFQDPDDQLFLPTVAEDVAFGPANLGLRGAELAARVDEALAAVGMSEHRDRAPHHLSFGQRRRVAVATVLAMRPEILVLDEPSSNLDPAARRELAEILRGLPVTLLMVTHDLPYAAELCDRAVILDAGRIAADAPTLDLLSNEPLLAQHRLELPYGFAPRPS